In one Methanobacteriaceae archaeon genomic region, the following are encoded:
- a CDS encoding winged helix-turn-helix transcriptional regulator gives MKNNDFCDIQCINENTVMDVKSEMLQEETFQTISENFKVLSDPTRVKILYALLQKEICVCDLAAVLGMTDSAVSHQLRLLRNKNLVKYRKEGKMAYYSISSPQIVELIKMGSKNVDEINQIGHKKK, from the coding sequence ATGAAAAACAATGATTTCTGTGACATCCAATGCATAAACGAAAATACTGTAATGGATGTTAAATCAGAAATGCTCCAGGAAGAAACCTTTCAAACCATTTCTGAAAATTTCAAAGTACTGAGCGATCCCACCAGAGTGAAAATACTCTATGCATTACTACAAAAGGAGATATGTGTTTGTGATCTGGCTGCGGTTCTGGGAATGACTGATTCTGCAGTATCACATCAGCTTAGATTACTTAGAAATAAGAACCTGGTTAAATATAGAAAAGAAGGAAAAATGGCCTATTATTCAATTTCAAGCCCTCAAATAGTCGAACTAATAAAGATGGGATCTAAAAACGTAGATGAAATTAACCAAATAGGTCATAAAAAAAAGTAA